The Aethina tumida isolate Nest 87 chromosome 6, icAetTumi1.1, whole genome shotgun sequence genome has a segment encoding these proteins:
- the LOC109602108 gene encoding uncharacterized protein LOC109602108 — protein MKRTTENYTVEVESNTSIANSQTNQPQDLKVKNVVSETNLSIEAITDSSQKRRDLEKMEDTDVENASGYSNVSMSYSYIDVAEKFEDLNIAASLSFQNLERSNDSKEPRHYEIQGTSKRLTRGVSNEKMPSNARIGEDLDNYIDFIPLDENTKSFYVSQNFEQRKKSVNFSPNSEYRFPEPVRPVDVASKGRDVDLPASTSKLSLVEEVKSTIGLKNQYKSDSEKDYDLSVKSSSSCTTIEQTSEHSEIAPDHQEILSMISETDK, from the exons atgaaaaggACCACTGAAAATTACACTGTAGAAGTAGAATCGAACACGAGTATAGCAAACTCCCAGACCAATCAGCCTCAGGACTTGAAGGTGAAGAACGTCGTAAGCGAGACCAACCTGTCGATCGAAGCGATAACGGACAGCAGTCAAAAGCGCCGCGACTTGGAGAAAATGGAGGACACGGACGTGGAGAACGCCTCCGGCTACAGCAACGTCAGCATGAGCTACTCCTACATCGACGTGGCCGAGAAGTTCGAAGACCTGAACATTGCGGCGAGTCTGAGCTTCCAGAACTTGGAGCGCAGCAACGACTCGAAG GAGCCACGCCACTACGAAATACAGGGCACGTCCAAGCGTCTGACGCGTGGCGTCTCGAACGAGAAGATGCCCAGCAACGCCAGGATCGGCGAAGACCTGGACAACTACATCGATTTCATACCGCTGGACGAGAACACCAAGTCGTTTTACGTGTCGCAGAACTTCGAGCAGCGCAAGAAGTCGGTGAATTTCTCGCCCAATTCGGAGTACAGATTCCCGGAGCCTGTTAGACCGGTGGACGTGGCGTCCAAGGGCAGGGACGTGGACCTACCGGCGTCCACGTCCAAACTCTCCCTGGTGGAGGAGGTGAAGAGCACCATCGGCTTGAAAAACCAGTACAAGTCCGACTCGGAGAAGGACTACGACTTGAGTGTCAAGTCTAGTTCCAGTTGCACCACCATCGAACAAACGTCGGAGCACAGCGAAATCGCCCCCGACCACCAAGAAATCCTGTCCATGATATCCGAGACTGATAAATAA